A genomic window from Candidatus Methylacidiphilum fumarolicum includes:
- a CDS encoding LysR family transcriptional regulator, whose amino-acid sequence MENDNDFIFQKIQGADTVELNPNHLLTLLKVIREKSVTRVAELLNLGQPAISARLRQLNMAVGEPLYRRKGHEVVLTPAGEGLMVFAVALEENMKKAEGYIRRLRGLYAGTLRIGATVTASNYYIPLSLVEFQKKFPGIRISVETAPTHELFRRMSDLDLGFVEDPIEEEVPETFQIKRWWKDQIVLIYWKDHPKADRWKNGVMLEELIDYPIIWREPESGVRKTIEREIEKKGLRFKLCFEVSGADAVKEAVRAKMGIGFVARRVLEHSNSDLLFSEINPPHGVEWWINIIEPNDKMKSRATQALVDLCMKMSNRISETSEQKTKNHSLKNAVGKTA is encoded by the coding sequence ATGGAAAATGATAATGACTTTATTTTTCAGAAAATCCAGGGAGCAGATACAGTAGAACTCAATCCGAATCACTTACTGACGCTCTTAAAAGTCATACGAGAAAAAAGTGTTACACGGGTAGCGGAGCTCTTAAATCTTGGCCAACCAGCGATTTCTGCTAGGCTTCGGCAACTTAATATGGCTGTCGGCGAGCCTTTATACCGTAGAAAAGGGCATGAAGTGGTTCTTACTCCTGCTGGCGAAGGGTTAATGGTATTTGCCGTTGCCCTTGAAGAGAATATGAAAAAAGCCGAAGGATATATCCGAAGGTTAAGAGGATTGTACGCTGGTACCTTGCGTATTGGGGCTACGGTGACTGCGTCTAATTATTATATTCCACTTTCTTTGGTAGAATTTCAAAAAAAGTTCCCAGGTATTCGTATTTCTGTTGAAACTGCGCCAACGCATGAGCTTTTCCGTAGAATGAGTGATTTGGATTTGGGTTTTGTAGAAGATCCTATTGAGGAGGAAGTCCCTGAGACTTTTCAAATTAAAAGATGGTGGAAGGATCAGATTGTGTTGATTTACTGGAAGGATCATCCAAAGGCGGACCGGTGGAAAAATGGGGTAATGCTAGAAGAACTGATTGATTATCCAATTATATGGAGGGAACCTGAATCGGGAGTAAGGAAAACGATTGAAAGAGAAATAGAAAAAAAGGGATTACGATTTAAGTTGTGTTTTGAAGTTAGCGGAGCGGATGCGGTAAAGGAAGCGGTCAGAGCAAAGATGGGTATTGGATTTGTAGCTCGGCGTGTACTTGAACATAGCAATTCAGATCTTCTCTTTAGTGAGATCAATCCTCCACACGGAGTAGAATGGTGGATAAACATCATTGAGCCTAACGACAAAATGAAAAGTCGTGCCACTCAAGCGCTTGTGGATCTTTGCATGAAGATGTCCAATAGGATTTCTGAAACTTCCGAGCAGAAAACGAAGAATCATTCACTAAAAAATGCTGTTGGCAAGACTGCTTAA
- a CDS encoding PA0069 family radical SAM protein, producing the protein MKDTPLKVERGWHGRAALSNPSNRFDSLKLVWEEEYTVGRKVQKTLFYEDPTSEILSYNKSPDLGFEISLNPYRGCEHGCIYCYARPTHEYLGFSLGVDFESRILVKTQAPLLLEKTLRSPKWKPRVVMVSGVTDCYQPCEAHFKLTRSCLEIFLKYHNPVTLISKSRLVCRDLDILKALAKENLLSVFLSITTLDPKLAAILEPRASSPALRLETISSLAAAGIPVGVMVAPIIPGLNDFEMPKILKSASEAGASYAGYSLLRLPWGVRDLFLEWLAYHYPEKKEKILCRIKEFREGKLTDSHFGTRFSGSGKIAAEFSQWFSCFLRKNRLNEKPMAIQQQKPDAEMDLFESL; encoded by the coding sequence GTGAAAGATACTCCTCTAAAAGTTGAGCGTGGATGGCATGGGAGAGCAGCTCTTTCGAATCCCTCAAACCGATTTGATTCGCTCAAGTTAGTCTGGGAAGAGGAATATACAGTAGGTCGGAAGGTACAAAAGACCCTCTTTTATGAAGATCCCACTTCTGAAATTTTATCGTATAACAAAAGCCCAGACTTAGGATTTGAAATTAGCCTTAATCCGTATAGAGGCTGTGAACATGGCTGCATTTATTGTTATGCACGACCGACTCATGAGTATTTGGGTTTTTCTCTAGGGGTAGATTTTGAAAGCAGGATCCTTGTTAAAACACAAGCCCCATTGCTATTGGAAAAAACTCTGCGCTCTCCTAAATGGAAGCCAAGAGTGGTTATGGTCAGTGGGGTCACCGATTGTTATCAACCTTGCGAGGCCCATTTTAAGTTAACCCGAAGTTGCCTAGAGATATTTCTTAAATATCACAATCCAGTCACTCTCATCTCTAAAAGTAGGCTTGTGTGCAGAGATCTGGACATACTGAAAGCTTTAGCAAAAGAAAATCTTCTAAGTGTTTTTCTTTCTATAACAACTCTTGATCCAAAATTAGCAGCTATACTGGAGCCGCGAGCAAGCTCTCCTGCTTTGAGACTTGAAACAATCTCCTCTCTGGCTGCCGCGGGCATCCCCGTGGGGGTAATGGTTGCACCGATTATTCCCGGATTAAATGACTTTGAAATGCCTAAGATTTTGAAGTCAGCTTCCGAAGCTGGAGCTTCCTATGCCGGCTATTCCCTATTGAGGTTGCCATGGGGGGTGCGTGATCTCTTTTTGGAGTGGCTTGCTTACCATTATCCTGAAAAAAAGGAAAAAATCCTCTGTCGAATCAAAGAGTTTAGAGAAGGCAAGCTAACAGATAGCCATTTTGGAACAAGGTTTTCTGGGAGCGGTAAAATAGCCGCTGAATTTAGCCAATGGTTTAGTTGTTTTTTACGCAAAAATAGATTGAACGAAAAACCCATGGCCATTCAACAGCAAAAGCCTGATGCAGAGATGGATTTATTTGAATCCTTATAA